DNA sequence from the Amycolatopsis sp. Hca4 genome:
CCACCCGCGCGGGGGGTGCGGCGAGCCCCAGCCCGGCCAGCTTCATCGCGGCTTCCTTGCGGGTCCACGCGGTCAGGAGCCGGGCCGGGTGTTCCGCCGGGGGCGCGGCGACGAACGCCCGGTGTTCGGCCGGTGACAGGACCACGCCCGCGAGGCCGGCCGGATCGGCCGCCGCGCCGGGCTCTTCGAGGTCGACGCCGATCCGGCCGCCCCCCGCGACGGCGAGCAGCAGGAAGCGGGCGGTGTGGGAGACGGAGAAGGCCGGAGCGCCGGCCAGCCGGGGCCGGCCGTGAGCGGGATCGCCGCAGTGCTCGCAGGAGCGGTCGATCACCACCTCCGCGGGCGGGACGCCGAGCACGGCGGCGGCCCAAAGCCGTTGCAACGCACGCGAAGCGGTGAAGACGTCCCCCGCGGGGGTGGCGGCCAACCGGTCGGCACGGGCGAGTTCGGTGTCGTCGAGCAGCCGCCGCCACGCGGGGCGGGGGTGGATCGGCAGCAGCCAGAAGTCGACCTCGCCGGGGCGCGGGCGGGCGATCGTGCGGACCGGCCGCGGCCGGGTGCCGGTACCGATAGCGGCCGTGCGCGAGCCGGACGCGGTGATCGCGGCACCGGCGGGAACCGTGCGCGGCCGGGGCTTGGTGGTCGTGGGGCCGGTGCCGGTGCGGCTCGCCTGCGGCTCGCGTTCGGTGCCGGCGCGGTCCACTCGCGGCTCCCGCCCGGCAGTCGTGGTGCCGGTGCCGGCGTGGCTCGCCTGCGGCTCGCGTTCGGTGCCGGCGCGGTCCACTCGCGGCTCCCACGCGGCAGTCGTGGTGCCGGTGCCGGTGCGGCTCGCCCGCGGCCCGCGTTCGGTGGTGGGGTCGGCACCGGCGCGGACCACCCGCCCGCTTCCCCCGGTCACGGCGCCTGCGGCAGCAGCAGCGCCGCCCGGGGAACCGGGAGCTCGTCCGACGGTGACCCCAGCTCCGCCAGCAGGTGCGCGACCGCCGCCGCGAGCTGGTCGTCCTCGCCCGGCAGCAGCCGGTCCGGGGCCGGGACCACCGCCAGGTCCGGCTCCACGCCGTGGTTCTCCAAAGAACCGCCCGCGTCGCCGAAGCGGTAGCGGAACTCCGGCTGCGTCGTGACCGTGCCGTCCACCAGCCGGTGGCGCGGCCAGGTCGCGATCACCCCGCCCCAGCTGCGCCTGCCGATCAGCGGGCCCAGCCCGAGCGCGCGGAACACGTGCGCGAAGATCTCGCCGTCGGAACCGGTGTGCTCGTTGAGCAGCGTCGCCATCGGGCCGCGCGGGGACTCCGTCGGGTACGGTGCCATCCCGCTCCAGCGCCCGTGCTCGGTGCCGGTGCGGCGGCGGGCCAGCCGGTCGAGCAGCAGCGGTGACACGTGCCCGCCCGTGTTGAACCGGACGTCCACGATCAGGCCGTCGCGGTCGAGCTCGGTCAGGAACCCGCGGACGAAGTCGGCGTACCCGCTGCGCGTCATGTCGGGCACGTGCAGGTAGCCCAGCCGCCCGCCGGACACCGTGCGCACGTACGCGCGGTTGCCCTCGGTCCAGTCCAGGTACCGCGCCCGCGCCTCGCTCGCGCACGCCCGCACGACCACGCGGTGCTCGGCGCCGCCCCGCCGCACGGTCAGCTCGACCTCGCGGTCGGCCTGCCCGACCAGCAGCTCGCCGGGACCCGGCGGGCCGACCCGGCGGCCGTTGACCGCGACCACGGCGTCGCCCGCGCGGATGTCCGCGCCGAGCCGGGCGCACGGCGAACCGGCCTTCGGGTTCCACGGGTCGCCGCGCAGGATCCGGGCGATCCGCCAGGTCGAGCCGTCGGGCGGGGTGTCCCAGTCGACGCCGAGGAAGCCCTGGGCCTCGTCCGGTCCGGCGCGGTACTCGCCGCCGCGCTCGAAGGCGTGCGACGTGCCGAGCTCGCCGTGCAGCTCCCAGATCAGGTCCGACAGCTCGGCGCGGCACGACACCAGTTCCGCGAGCGGCGCGTACCGGTCGTACACCGCGTCCCAGTCGAGGCCGGACATCCGCGCGTCCCAATAACCCTCGCGCTGCAGCCGCCACGCCTCGCGGAACATCTGCCGCCACTCCGCCGACGGGTCGAACGGGACCTTGACGCGGCCGAGGTCGACCCAGCCCGTCGCCGGGCCCGGCTCTTCGCCGTCGGGCGGGTCGCCGGCGGCGTCGGCGCGCAGCACCCGCAGCCGGCTGTCGGTGCGGTGCAGCACGACGTCGCCGCGGACGTCCAGCTCGTCGACCGGGCCGAGGCAGCCCGCGGTGACCCGGCCGGTGCCCAGGTCGACCAGCGACACCGTGCCGTCGCCGCCGGCGTCCGGGTGCGCCGGGTCCGGCGCGGCCAGCGGCACCGACAGCAGCAGCACCCGGCCGGGCAGCGCGCCGATGTCGCTGTAGCGCCCCTCGGGCACCGGGAACGCCGCCACCCGCCGGGAAATCCCGTCGAAGTCGATCTCCACCCGGCCGTCGCCGCGCGGGGCCGTCCGCGCCTGGCCGGGCACGGCGGCCCGCGTCTCGAACGGCGATTCCTCGCCCGCCCGCAGGGTGATCAGGTACGGCCGCGAGCCGAACGGGAACCCGACGTCGAACTGCACCTGGTCCAGCTCGGGCGTCAGGTCGCGCTGGCCGAGGAAGTACAGGTACCGCCCGGACGGGTCGAACGCCGGGCGCGCGTCGCGCACCACCGGCTCGGTGACCCGGTGGGTGCGCCCGGACGCGGTGTCGGCGAGCTTGATCGACGACGTGCGCGGCGACTCCGGGAACGTGTAGGCCAGCCACCGCCCGTCGGGCGACCAGGCCAGGTCCTCGATGCGCTCGTGCCGGCTGGCGTCCAGCAGCCGGGGCCGGGGGAGCACGTCGGTGGTGTCCACCAGCCACACGCGCTGGCGGCTGGTGGCGAAGGCGACGAGCCCGGACGCGGGTGAGGCGGTCAGCTCGGTGATGTGCCCGACGCCGCCCGCGACCAGCACCGGGGCGTCTTCGCCGCCCTCGGCGTCCAGCAGCACGATCCGCTCGTCCGGGCTCTCGTCGGCGGCCACCGCGACCAGCTGCCGCCCGCCGGCCAGCCAGCGCAGCAGCCGGTAGCGGACGCCGTCGGCGCTGCCGTGGCCGCGGACCGGCCCGGACCAGTGCTCGAAGGTGAACGCCTTGCCGCGGGCGGTCACCGCGAGCCGGGTGCCGTCGGGGGACAGGCGCGCGCCGTCGAGGTACTCGCCCGCGGGGGCGAACCGGCGGCCGCGCTGCGGGGCCGCGCCGCCCAGGTCCACCTCGACCGGCCGGGCGCCGCGGTCGTCGAGCAGGTGCAGCCGGGCGCCCGCGGTGTAGACGAGCCGGGTGCCGTCGGTGGTGAGCCCCCGCGCGTAGTGGTCGTGGTGGTCGGTGTGGCAGCGCAGGTCGCCGCCGTCGGGACGGCACGAGTAGACGTTGCCGATGCCTTCGTGGTCGCTGATGAAGTGGACGCGGCCGCCGGCCCAGCACGGGTCGGCGACGTTCCCGGGCAGCGCGACGAGCCGCGTGAACGGCCCGGCCTCGTCCTCGGCGTACCACAGCTCGCCGGTGCCGCCGCCGCGGTAGCGCTTCCAGCGCGCGGGATCCGCGGTGTTGCGGCCGACGACGACCCCGCCGTGCCCGAAGGCGATCGTGTCGGCGGGCCCCAGCCGCAGCGGCCGCGCGGGACCACCGGCCGGTGGCACCGAGAACAGGCGTGCGCCGAAGCCGGACGGCTGCTCCGCGTCCGTCGCGTAGAGCACCTCGCCGGTGTCCGGGTGCCAGCCGACGGTGAGGCAGCGGCCTGCCTGGTGGGTCAGCCGCCGCGGCCGGCCGCCTTCGGCGGGCATCACGTACACCTCGGCGGGGCCGTCGTAGGTGCCGACGAACGCGATTTCCGTGCCGTCCGGGGAGATCCGCGGCCGCCGGGCTTCACCGGGGCCCGCGGTCAGCCGGTGCGCCCGGCCGCCTTCGGCCGGCACGGACCACAGGTCGTCCTCGCACGCGAAGTACAGGGTGCCGCCGGAGACCGCGGGCGTGCGCAGGTACCCGGCCCGCCCGGTCACGACCGCGCCTCGATCCGCTCGCGGATCCGCTCGGCCAGCTCGCGGCGGCGTTCCTCGGCGGTGGCCTCGTGGGCCCGGATGTCCTCGTCGGACAGCGTCCAGTAGCACGCGGTCCGCCACTCGCCGACGGTGTAGGAGTCCCGCTCGCACCGGACCTGGTGCTGGGCTTCGAGGGCTTCGGCGGAGAGGAACATCGTGTTGTGCGTGTAGACCTGGTTGACGATCACGCGCATGTTGAGCTCGTCGCGCAGGTGCTTGTGCACCGCGTAGACGGCGAACGCGCCGAGCCCGCGGTCGCGCGGCAGCACGCCGAAGGACAGCTCGCAGCACTGGGCGCGCCAGTCGATCGAGGTGATCCAGGCGAACCCCAGCACGCGGTCGTGCGAGCCGCAGATGGTGAAGATCCGCTTGGTGCGGTGCTCGTCGGTGATCGTGCGCAGCTGCCGGGCCTGCAGGCCGTCGTCGTCGGACCCGACGGCGAAGTCGGTGAGGTTGGCCGCGAACCGCGCTTCGCGCAGCAGTTCCGTGCGCAGCGGGATGTCCTCTTCGGTGAAGTGCCGGACGGTCACGATCGGCATGACTCCTCCTTCACCAGGACCAGGACGTCGTGGAACGCGTGGCCGGCGTAGTGGTGGCCGGGCAGCACGCCGCTGTGGGCGAACCCGGCCCCGAGGAAGGCGGCGGCGCCGTTGCCGGGGACCAGCGCGACGAACGAGGTCCGCCGCTGGTAGGCGGTGAGGTGGCGCAGCAGCGCGCGCACCGGCTCGGGCCCGGCGGAGGTGCTCGAGACGTACGCCTGGCGTGGCTGCACCCGGTTCGGCACGCAGCCGACCAGCGCGCCGCCGGCGGCGTACACCTGGGCTTCGCGGCGGGTGAGCTCGCGCACGAGCAGGGCGTCGTTCTGGGTCACCGGGTCGGTGCCGAGGAACCCGCGCGCGGCGGTCCCCGCGCGGCGCAGCCCCCGTGCGGCCTCGGCTGGCGAAAGCGGCCTCAGCTCAGTCATGGCGGATCGTCCCCCAGATCTCCCGTGCGGCGGGTGCGCCGTCGAACCAGGTGGCGGCCGGGACGACGGCTTCGCGCCGGAAACCGGCGGCGGCCAGCGCGTCCGTGTCCGCCCGTGCGGCCGGGGTGACCCAGCCGTGCAGGCGCCGCAGGTTCAGCGCGGTGAAGCCGTGCGCGACGGCGGCGGTCAGCAGTTCCTCCACATCGGACAGTCCGGTGTGGACGCCGAGCTCGACGCGGGCCCGCCGGTGCACCCAGTCGATGCCGGTGTAGCGGACGAAGGCGCCGTCGGTGACGCACAGCTCCTCGTCGTCGCCGTCGGGCGGGGGGACCTCGGTCGGCTCGGCGAGCGCGGGCCAGTCCGCCAGTGGCAGCCCGAGCAGCTCGCCGGCGAGCCACGGCCCGCTCAGCAGCTCGCGGTCGGTGCCGCGGTATCCGCGCAGTTTCATGACTCCGTCCAGACCTGGGAGAAGAAGACCGTGCCGCGGCGACGGCCATCGCGCGTGGTCACGCCGGCGAGCGTGCCCTCTTCGGTGAGTCCCGCCGACCGCGCGAAGGCGAGGCCGGCGGGGTCGAACTCGGGGAACCGGACCGACAGCCGCACGATTTCGCGGCGCCACCGCAGCGCCCGCACGATCTCGCGGTACACCTCGGCCCACCAGTGCGTGGGCGCGTCGGAGCGCAGCCGCAGGTGCAGGACGTAGTGGCAGCCGTGCTCGCTGCCCTCGTGCTCCAGCGCGTAGAGACCGACGGGCTCGCCGTCGGCGCGGAGCACGCGCGTGTCGTCGCCGAGGAGCCGCAGGATCTCCCGCTCCGGCCGTGTGCCGGGCCGGTCGGTGCGGAAGAAGAAGCCGGGATCGGTGAACAGCGCGAGCACTTCCGCCCGGTCGGCGTCCGCGTACGCGCGGGCCGACCAGCGCGGCAGCACCCGCGCCACCGGGACGGCGGCGGTCGGTGCGGCGGGCGCGATCGAGGTCATGGCCCCTCCCGGGTGCATGGGCTGGCGAAAATCGGGGTGGCCCGCTCCTCGGTGAGAGCACGGACCGGGTGGCGGCGAGGAGCCGCGGGAACGGCACCGCCCGGCGGGTGCCGGGGGCGGTGCCGCGCCCGCGGTGGCCACGAGACCGGAGCTCTCCGGTGAAAGCCCCGGTGCGGCGGGGCGGCGGCGCGCGGTGCGCCGCCGACCCGCCGGGTCGTCACGCCTCCTTGGCAGCGACCTTCGAGGCCTCCTTGGACGCCTCCTTGGAGGCCTCCTTGCTGGCGACCTTCGAAGCGACCTTCGACGCGACCTTGCTGGCGACCTTCGA
Encoded proteins:
- a CDS encoding S41 family peptidase — translated: MTGRAGYLRTPAVSGGTLYFACEDDLWSVPAEGGRAHRLTAGPGEARRPRISPDGTEIAFVGTYDGPAEVYVMPAEGGRPRRLTHQAGRCLTVGWHPDTGEVLYATDAEQPSGFGARLFSVPPAGGPARPLRLGPADTIAFGHGGVVVGRNTADPARWKRYRGGGTGELWYAEDEAGPFTRLVALPGNVADPCWAGGRVHFISDHEGIGNVYSCRPDGGDLRCHTDHHDHYARGLTTDGTRLVYTAGARLHLLDDRGARPVEVDLGGAAPQRGRRFAPAGEYLDGARLSPDGTRLAVTARGKAFTFEHWSGPVRGHGSADGVRYRLLRWLAGGRQLVAVAADESPDERIVLLDAEGGEDAPVLVAGGVGHITELTASPASGLVAFATSRQRVWLVDTTDVLPRPRLLDASRHERIEDLAWSPDGRWLAYTFPESPRTSSIKLADTASGRTHRVTEPVVRDARPAFDPSGRYLYFLGQRDLTPELDQVQFDVGFPFGSRPYLITLRAGEESPFETRAAVPGQARTAPRGDGRVEIDFDGISRRVAAFPVPEGRYSDIGALPGRVLLLSVPLAAPDPAHPDAGGDGTVSLVDLGTGRVTAGCLGPVDELDVRGDVVLHRTDSRLRVLRADAAGDPPDGEEPGPATGWVDLGRVKVPFDPSAEWRQMFREAWRLQREGYWDARMSGLDWDAVYDRYAPLAELVSCRAELSDLIWELHGELGTSHAFERGGEYRAGPDEAQGFLGVDWDTPPDGSTWRIARILRGDPWNPKAGSPCARLGADIRAGDAVVAVNGRRVGPPGPGELLVGQADREVELTVRRGGAEHRVVVRACASEARARYLDWTEGNRAYVRTVSGGRLGYLHVPDMTRSGYADFVRGFLTELDRDGLIVDVRFNTGGHVSPLLLDRLARRRTGTEHGRWSGMAPYPTESPRGPMATLLNEHTGSDGEIFAHVFRALGLGPLIGRRSWGGVIATWPRHRLVDGTVTTQPEFRYRFGDAGGSLENHGVEPDLAVVPAPDRLLPGEDDQLAAAVAHLLAELGSPSDELPVPRAALLLPQAP
- a CDS encoding 4'-phosphopantetheinyl transferase superfamily protein, which produces MTGGSGRVVRAGADPTTERGPRASRTGTGTTTAAWEPRVDRAGTEREPQASHAGTGTTTAGREPRVDRAGTEREPQASRTGTGPTTTKPRPRTVPAGAAITASGSRTAAIGTGTRPRPVRTIARPRPGEVDFWLLPIHPRPAWRRLLDDTELARADRLAATPAGDVFTASRALQRLWAAAVLGVPPAEVVIDRSCEHCGDPAHGRPRLAGAPAFSVSHTARFLLLAVAGGGRIGVDLEEPGAAADPAGLAGVVLSPAEHRAFVAAPPAEHPARLLTAWTRKEAAMKLAGLGLAAPPARVDVRGPLARSDAPGWPREPVHLRPLPLPGDHLAAVATTVPISGFHRRDLAGLGAPPPAGPPWPGGARDGGRQSG
- a CDS encoding GNAT family N-acetyltransferase, with the translated sequence MPIVTVRHFTEEDIPLRTELLREARFAANLTDFAVGSDDDGLQARQLRTITDEHRTKRIFTICGSHDRVLGFAWITSIDWRAQCCELSFGVLPRDRGLGAFAVYAVHKHLRDELNMRVIVNQVYTHNTMFLSAEALEAQHQVRCERDSYTVGEWRTACYWTLSDEDIRAHEATAEERRRELAERIRERIEARS
- a CDS encoding GNAT family N-acetyltransferase, whose product is MKLRGYRGTDRELLSGPWLAGELLGLPLADWPALAEPTEVPPPDGDDEELCVTDGAFVRYTGIDWVHRRARVELGVHTGLSDVEELLTAAVAHGFTALNLRRLHGWVTPAARADTDALAAAGFRREAVVPAATWFDGAPAAREIWGTIRHD